A region from the Acyrthosiphon pisum isolate AL4f chromosome A1, pea_aphid_22Mar2018_4r6ur, whole genome shotgun sequence genome encodes:
- the ACYPI38480 gene encoding uncharacterized protein LOC100570671 precursor — protein MNVFVFIILVTLSVALSNPVNYAKTYSPITLCMKSDYSRCNNVSYPTGCVNMDTVVMNSAGNSSGSVTTAFKTIESVIVTDIDSNEDKCIVFFDTYNCQGRSLVLNGSKRPSANLADFKFANLAESYRQCTERLLTWLRDNNVNN, from the coding sequence ATGAATGTCTTTGTTTTCATCATACTGGTGACATTGTCGGTGGCTCTATCGAACCCGGTCAACTACGCCAAGACGTATTCGCCAATTACGCTGTGCATGAAGAGCGACTACTCGAGGTGCAACAACGTGTCATATCCCACCGGCTGCGTCAACATGGACACGGTGGTCATGAACAGCGCTGGAAACTCATCCGGTTCCGTGACGACCGCATTCAAGACCATTGAGTCAGTGATAGTGACCGACATCGACAGCAATGAGGACAAGTGCATCGTGTTTTTTGACACTTACAACTGCCAGGGCCGTAGCCTGGTGCTCAACGGCTCCAAACGCCCTTCAGCCAATCTCGCCGATTTCAAGTTCGCAAACTTGGCAGAGTCCTACAGACAGTGCACCGAACGATTGCTCACATGGCTCCGGGACAACAACGTCAACAACTAG